A genomic region of Luteibacter aegosomatissinici contains the following coding sequences:
- a CDS encoding class I SAM-dependent methyltransferase, giving the protein MRRFAIPTPSSPPPPMSATTSKTYDSQSVYSPATLAIYDTLVLRLSNPLVWRCPTRRILDLYNQHVTASHLDVGVGTGWYMDHCRFPASPRLALMDLNPNSLEAAARRVGRYAPTTHVADVLRPIDGHGETYGSIGVTYLLHCLAGDIRHKSAVFDHLIPLLAPGGTLFGATILAQGVPRSAAAVKLMGFYNKKGIFGNARDSLDDLRLALASRFNDVRVDTIGCVALFSARGPSP; this is encoded by the coding sequence ATGCGACGCTTCGCGATCCCCACGCCATCAAGCCCCCCACCGCCCATGTCAGCCACGACATCCAAGACCTACGACAGCCAGTCTGTTTATTCTCCCGCCACGCTCGCGATCTATGACACGCTGGTGCTCCGCCTGTCGAACCCCCTGGTCTGGCGGTGCCCCACGCGCCGGATCCTCGATCTCTATAACCAACATGTCACCGCGTCCCACCTCGATGTCGGCGTAGGGACGGGCTGGTACATGGATCACTGCCGCTTCCCGGCCTCACCGCGGCTCGCCCTGATGGATCTCAACCCGAACTCGCTGGAAGCGGCGGCGCGCCGCGTAGGGCGTTACGCGCCCACGACGCACGTAGCGGATGTGCTCAGGCCGATCGATGGCCACGGCGAAACGTATGGGTCGATAGGCGTGACTTACCTGCTGCATTGCCTGGCGGGTGACATCCGCCACAAGTCCGCGGTGTTCGATCACTTGATTCCCTTGCTTGCACCCGGCGGGACCCTCTTCGGCGCCACCATCCTGGCCCAGGGGGTACCTCGTTCGGCAGCAGCCGTGAAGCTCATGGGCTTCTACAACAAGAAGGGCATCTTTGGTAACGCGCGCGATTCGCTTGACGACCTGCGCCTGGCCCTGGCCAGCCGATTCAACGACGTTCGGGTGGATACAATCGGTTGCGTCGCACTGTTCAGCGCCAGGGGGCCGTCACCCTGA
- a CDS encoding MgtC/SapB family protein yields MISPLDIFLRLAGAALLSGFIGINRGRLEWTAGLRTHMLVGVGAALAIIVSAFGFGDVLNNDHVVLDPSRIAAQVISGIGFLGAGTILFVERDQIVRGLTTAASLWAVASVGLAAGAGLFWGATIATGLIWIILAMLKPLERKLTGRASRRPRVVVTLSGVNALAACETVLAEQHLPFTKTVLRRQPDGDDRVTILFAKPVRREQLATLADAMRGVEGIKAVSYEG; encoded by the coding sequence ATGATCAGTCCACTCGATATCTTCCTGCGTCTCGCGGGCGCGGCCCTGCTCAGCGGCTTTATTGGCATCAACCGCGGTCGACTTGAATGGACGGCTGGCCTGCGCACGCACATGCTCGTGGGTGTTGGCGCGGCGTTAGCCATCATCGTTTCCGCCTTTGGCTTTGGCGATGTGCTCAATAACGATCACGTCGTATTGGATCCTTCGCGAATCGCCGCACAAGTCATCAGCGGCATCGGGTTCCTCGGCGCCGGTACCATTCTGTTTGTCGAGCGCGACCAGATTGTTCGGGGGCTCACGACGGCGGCAAGCTTATGGGCTGTTGCATCGGTCGGCCTCGCGGCGGGCGCGGGGCTGTTCTGGGGTGCCACGATCGCCACCGGCTTGATCTGGATCATCCTGGCCATGCTGAAGCCGCTCGAGCGCAAGCTGACGGGACGCGCCTCGCGCCGACCTCGTGTCGTGGTCACGCTCAGCGGTGTGAACGCACTTGCTGCGTGCGAGACGGTTCTCGCCGAACAGCATCTGCCGTTCACCAAGACCGTATTGCGGCGCCAGCCCGATGGCGATGACCGGGTCACCATCTTGTTCGCGAAACCGGTGCGCCGCGAGCAGCTGGCAACACTCGCCGATGCCATGCGCGGCGTGGAAGGTATCAAGGCAGTAAGCTACGAGGGGTAA
- a CDS encoding PP2C family protein-serine/threonine phosphatase — MIEFGHGTHTGLRRLRNEDTYYADAGLGLFLVVDGMGGHKHGEVASAMARDGVVAQVTAGQSLVDAIQRVNEALLARSGGLKESRPMGTTIAAIRVSGRSYEAAWVGDSRIYRFADASLERLSHDHSIVEALVEAGELTEMQARNHPQRSVLTQALGITAPDQLHIGLARGELAPGARLLLCTDGLTDEVTDEKIAGIVARTDLAAQECVDHLVLAALGGTGRDNVTAILVRAAG, encoded by the coding sequence ATGATCGAATTCGGACACGGCACGCACACGGGGCTTCGCCGTCTGCGCAATGAGGATACCTACTACGCCGATGCCGGCCTGGGCCTCTTCCTGGTCGTGGATGGCATGGGCGGCCACAAGCATGGCGAGGTCGCCTCGGCCATGGCCCGCGATGGCGTGGTGGCTCAGGTCACGGCCGGCCAGTCGCTGGTCGATGCGATCCAGCGGGTGAACGAGGCGCTGCTTGCTCGCTCGGGCGGGCTGAAGGAATCACGGCCGATGGGGACCACCATCGCTGCGATCCGCGTGTCTGGGCGCTCCTACGAAGCCGCATGGGTGGGTGATAGCCGGATCTACCGGTTCGCTGACGCCAGCCTCGAACGGCTTTCGCATGACCACTCCATTGTCGAAGCGCTGGTCGAAGCCGGCGAACTCACCGAGATGCAGGCCCGAAATCATCCGCAGCGGAGCGTGCTGACCCAGGCGCTCGGCATTACCGCGCCTGATCAATTGCATATCGGTCTCGCCCGGGGAGAGCTGGCACCCGGTGCCCGGCTACTGCTTTGTACGGATGGGCTCACCGACGAGGTGACCGACGAGAAGATTGCCGGGATCGTAGCCCGTACCGATCTCGCAGCGCAGGAGTGCGTGGATCACCTGGTGTTGGCGGCGCTGGGTGGGACGGGGCGGGATAATGTGACCGCTATCCTGGTGCGTGCGGCGGGTTGA
- the dnaQ gene encoding DNA polymerase III subunit epsilon produces MRQIVLDTETTGLEAHLGHRLIEIGAVELVGRRPSGNHFHTYLNPERAIDEGAREVTGIQDEFLLDKPFFREKVDEFLAYIKGAELIIHNAAFDVGFINAELARLGPEYGKVTDYATVLDTLVMARTMYPGQRNSLDALCKRLGVDNTHRDLHGGLLDAQLLADVYIAMTSGQVGLDFVFDAGADNSAANVLGDIVINRRPVVLRATDDELSQHAKRLDALDKSAGGQSIWRKLEAETTTIH; encoded by the coding sequence ATGAGGCAGATCGTCCTCGATACCGAAACCACCGGCCTTGAGGCCCACCTGGGCCACCGCCTGATTGAAATCGGTGCGGTGGAACTGGTTGGCCGCCGCCCCAGTGGCAACCACTTCCATACCTACCTCAACCCCGAGCGCGCCATCGATGAAGGCGCGCGCGAAGTCACGGGTATCCAGGACGAGTTCCTGCTCGATAAGCCGTTCTTTCGCGAGAAGGTCGACGAGTTCCTGGCGTACATAAAGGGCGCCGAACTCATCATCCATAACGCGGCGTTCGACGTGGGCTTCATCAATGCCGAGCTCGCGCGGCTGGGCCCGGAATACGGCAAGGTCACCGACTACGCGACGGTGCTCGATACGCTGGTAATGGCGCGCACGATGTATCCGGGGCAGCGCAACAGCCTCGATGCACTCTGCAAGCGCCTGGGTGTCGATAACACCCATCGTGATCTCCATGGCGGCCTGCTCGATGCGCAGCTGCTGGCGGATGTCTATATCGCCATGACATCCGGCCAGGTCGGCCTCGATTTCGTGTTCGATGCCGGTGCCGATAACTCCGCTGCCAACGTGCTCGGCGATATCGTGATCAACCGCCGGCCGGTCGTGTTGCGTGCGACGGATGATGAGCTATCGCAGCACGCGAAGCGCCTGGATGCATTGGATAAATCGGCAGGCGGGCAGAGCATCTGGCGGAAGCTTGAGGCGGAAACCACGACGATCCATTAA
- the rnhA gene encoding ribonuclease HI: MTDLVEAFTDGACLGNPGPGGWAALLRAKGIEKMLSGGEPDTTNNRMELMGAISALEALTRPCKVHLMTDSKYVMQGLQEWVPKWRRNGWMTADKKPVKNQDLWVRLDAATQPHTVTWEWVKGHAGHEENERVDVAARDQAIIYKEKGKVA, encoded by the coding sequence ATGACCGATCTTGTTGAAGCCTTTACCGACGGCGCCTGCCTGGGCAACCCTGGCCCGGGTGGCTGGGCCGCACTGCTGCGTGCCAAGGGCATTGAGAAAATGCTCTCCGGCGGCGAGCCCGACACGACGAACAACCGCATGGAGCTTATGGGTGCCATCTCCGCGCTCGAGGCGCTCACGCGCCCGTGCAAGGTGCACCTCATGACCGATTCAAAGTACGTCATGCAAGGCCTGCAGGAGTGGGTGCCCAAGTGGCGCCGCAACGGCTGGATGACCGCCGACAAGAAACCGGTGAAGAACCAGGACCTGTGGGTGCGGCTGGATGCGGCGACCCAGCCGCATACCGTCACCTGGGAATGGGTGAAGGGGCATGCCGGCCATGAAGAAAACGAGCGCGTCGATGTGGCTGCGCGTGACCAGGCCATCATCTACAAGGAAAAGGGGAAGGTGGCATGA
- a CDS encoding methyltransferase domain-containing protein, producing the protein MAGPVSDIYATPHLRKLLADENRVLAPLLNRCTGDHGLHLTAAIGAEPPAIPLLGHWATVRVSGPHLGGDIVASGLEPLPFTDEAFGVVLLRHALETTVRQDNLLDEAIRVLEPGGMIAITGIHPLGLWSPWVARQSGSVRPRLTWPWWWSQRLVRDDFELSMPRRLGSAWPRAGGASMGESLIGGGYLLVARKKRPAAVPLRPRAAVVPAPVPGTFASGARRHARDHIS; encoded by the coding sequence ATGGCCGGCCCAGTCTCCGACATCTATGCGACGCCTCATCTCCGCAAGCTGCTTGCGGACGAGAACCGCGTGCTGGCACCGTTGCTCAATCGCTGCACCGGTGACCACGGGCTGCACCTGACCGCGGCAATCGGCGCAGAGCCACCTGCAATCCCGCTGTTGGGCCACTGGGCCACGGTGCGGGTCAGCGGGCCCCATCTGGGCGGCGATATCGTAGCGAGTGGCCTGGAGCCCCTGCCGTTCACCGACGAAGCCTTCGGCGTGGTGTTGCTCCGCCACGCACTCGAAACCACGGTGCGCCAGGACAACCTCCTGGATGAGGCCATACGTGTACTCGAGCCGGGCGGCATGATCGCCATCACCGGCATCCATCCGCTTGGCCTCTGGTCGCCCTGGGTGGCCCGGCAGAGCGGTAGCGTACGGCCACGGCTCACCTGGCCGTGGTGGTGGAGCCAGCGTCTGGTCCGCGACGACTTCGAGCTTTCCATGCCGCGCCGCCTGGGCAGCGCCTGGCCGCGTGCTGGTGGTGCGTCCATGGGCGAATCGCTTATCGGCGGTGGCTACCTGCTGGTGGCGCGCAAAAAGCGTCCCGCCGCTGTACCCTTGCGGCCCCGCGCGGCCGTGGTGCCCGCCCCGGTGCCCGGCACGTTCGCCTCCGGCGCACGTCGCCACGCCCGTGATCACATCAGTTGA
- the gloB gene encoding hydroxyacylglutathione hydrolase encodes MHWVPVAALSDNYIWLVADDEGNAFVVDPGEAAPVEAALKARGWVLRAILLTHHHNDHIGGVFDLVRDHDVEVIAPLDTRIPYKTQIVGEGDTVVLDSPRATFQVLEVPGHTTSHIAYAGESFLFCGDTLFSVGCGRLFEGTPEQMLASLDKFAHLPPETLVFCAHEYTASNIRFALSVDPDNGPLRRRRDEVARLREEGHPSVPSRLAEELATNPFLRVDSEAIARWAEAHGKEHATRAERFAALRQAKDTFTA; translated from the coding sequence ATGCATTGGGTTCCCGTCGCGGCTTTGAGCGACAACTACATCTGGCTGGTCGCCGATGACGAGGGCAACGCTTTCGTCGTGGATCCCGGTGAAGCCGCCCCTGTCGAAGCCGCGCTGAAAGCGCGCGGCTGGGTGCTGCGTGCCATCCTGCTTACGCACCATCACAACGACCATATCGGCGGCGTGTTCGATCTTGTTCGCGATCACGACGTCGAGGTGATCGCACCGCTCGATACGCGCATTCCCTATAAGACGCAGATCGTGGGCGAAGGCGACACCGTCGTGCTCGATTCACCCCGCGCCACGTTTCAGGTACTGGAAGTGCCGGGGCACACGACGTCGCACATCGCCTATGCAGGCGAGAGCTTCCTGTTCTGCGGCGACACCCTTTTCAGCGTCGGCTGCGGGCGCCTGTTTGAAGGCACGCCGGAGCAGATGCTCGCATCGCTCGACAAGTTTGCCCACTTGCCGCCGGAAACCCTGGTTTTCTGCGCGCATGAGTACACCGCGTCCAATATCCGTTTCGCGCTCAGCGTGGATCCGGATAACGGACCCCTGCGCCGCCGTCGTGACGAGGTGGCGCGCCTGCGCGAGGAAGGGCACCCCAGCGTGCCCAGCCGCCTCGCTGAAGAGCTCGCCACCAACCCCTTCCTGCGCGTGGACAGCGAGGCTATTGCCCGCTGGGCCGAGGCCCATGGCAAGGAACACGCCACGCGGGCGGAACGCTTCGCCGCGCTCCGCCAGGCCAAGGACACCTTTACCGCATGA
- a CDS encoding transglycosylase SLT domain-containing protein: MNVLVRRLLPTLIPLALTACAGTTPRMVAPVTPPPAPTSVDTVQDVNMSPKLVRPAPPADFWGEMRDSFAMPGCEADPQVMAWARTYTKMPNRFEQQVNEVLPLIVYAHKSAMKHSVAGEFALLPWVESQYRHVPGAKNRPAGMWQIMPQTAHTLGLRVDKNYDERLDITKSTESVMSMMRRYYDDLGDWRLVDVAYNAGEFGLKKTLDKHGGPSDDDGLPDVPMKANTKEHLVKLMAIACIVRDPGRFNVQLPRQDRDDALQVVKVDSPQSLAQAAKQSGLSMNDLRDFNPAFRTTKGTVTSTLLLPKTAADQYNLGPVDPVADVPSANDDDGDATPAKTTGKGAKSSRTAKGSKTSKAVAKAAPAAAKKDDAKLIVYKVNNGESLWTIARRHQVSVEQLMKWNDLDTAAVKPGQVLKLTASR, from the coding sequence ATGAACGTATTGGTACGCCGGCTTCTGCCGACCCTCATTCCGCTGGCACTCACCGCCTGCGCAGGCACCACGCCACGCATGGTCGCACCGGTGACGCCACCGCCGGCGCCAACGTCCGTGGACACGGTGCAGGATGTGAACATGTCGCCGAAGCTGGTGCGCCCTGCCCCGCCAGCGGATTTCTGGGGGGAGATGCGTGACAGCTTTGCCATGCCTGGCTGCGAAGCCGATCCGCAGGTCATGGCGTGGGCGCGCACGTATACGAAGATGCCCAACCGGTTCGAGCAGCAGGTGAACGAAGTTCTGCCGCTTATCGTGTACGCGCACAAATCGGCCATGAAACATAGCGTGGCTGGCGAGTTCGCCCTGCTTCCATGGGTCGAGAGCCAGTACCGTCATGTACCTGGCGCAAAGAACCGCCCCGCCGGCATGTGGCAGATCATGCCGCAAACGGCGCACACGCTCGGCCTGCGCGTCGACAAAAACTACGACGAGCGCCTGGACATCACCAAGTCCACCGAATCCGTGATGTCGATGATGCGTCGCTACTACGACGACCTGGGCGACTGGCGTCTGGTGGATGTGGCATACAACGCGGGTGAGTTCGGCCTCAAGAAAACCCTCGACAAGCATGGCGGCCCGTCCGATGACGACGGCCTGCCGGATGTGCCGATGAAGGCGAACACGAAGGAACATCTCGTGAAGCTGATGGCCATCGCATGCATCGTGCGCGACCCCGGCCGGTTCAACGTGCAGCTGCCCAGGCAGGACCGCGATGACGCGCTGCAGGTAGTAAAGGTCGATAGCCCGCAATCGCTCGCCCAGGCGGCGAAGCAGTCTGGCCTGTCGATGAATGACCTGCGTGACTTCAACCCGGCATTCCGCACGACCAAGGGCACGGTGACATCGACCCTGCTGCTACCGAAAACCGCTGCTGACCAATACAACCTTGGCCCTGTGGATCCGGTGGCCGACGTGCCGTCAGCCAATGATGACGATGGCGATGCGACGCCAGCGAAAACGACTGGCAAGGGCGCCAAGTCATCAAGGACGGCGAAGGGCTCGAAGACGAGCAAGGCCGTGGCGAAAGCGGCACCCGCGGCTGCGAAGAAGGACGACGCCAAACTCATCGTCTACAAGGTCAACAACGGCGAATCGCTGTGGACCATCGCACGCCGCCACCAGGTGAGCGTCGAGCAACTCATGAAGTGGAATGACCTGGATACGGCGGCGGTAAAGCCCGGCCAGGTGTTGAAGCTCACCGCTTCCCGCTAA